From the genome of Triticum aestivum cultivar Chinese Spring chromosome 3B, IWGSC CS RefSeq v2.1, whole genome shotgun sequence, one region includes:
- the LOC123067203 gene encoding uncharacterized protein: protein MALCDGFILANSLGFNRVEALKRNPHSSCVRVRHGLTAAAAAGEETPTTLADNHKRPRPRHPPRNLPLPPLSPEPRPRRPQLPHLPRRRPFVPRFRALHPPPLLGHFLTTQDTTIPTFVPLRSRSDPDIAAAVRGGDFFLTRLPVPEDGAVSVPVPAPALEDNGDGVSVPVPAPAPEDNGDGVSVPVPAPAPEDDGEDSVSGSEDNDEDPVPEWSIEDCRDGFVVLDNWSTQQIAVYNPLARTLDLFPLPPRREDCEGQYSDYYILAEEEEEDYLPYRVVCVWHSKRGARAMVLSSDTSKWQIFPWVDIDGLWPQTAKLVNGCIYWTIGMNDARVLNTATMQFSRMDKPPRRRGNEILTAGKTKDGRLCVVCAPLGPLTFESVLAVWIRRADDDGVERWMLDKSLPLQEIAGIVRCEFKEDNVKYQVTVRTIIDGFVYFSAYCGVWQHHHSTLWLLSFCLETAALNKLGRILSGVSYPYIMPWPCSLVGTQQANQLIQLKTHNSLL from the exons ATGGCATTGTGCGATGGATTTATATTGGCAAATTCTCTTGGATTCAACCGGGTAGAAGCG CTGAAACGAAACCCTCATTCCTCCTGTGTGCGGGTGCGCCATGGCCTCACCGCAGCAGCCGCCGCCGGCGAAGAAACCCCCACCACTCTCGCCGACAACCATAAGCGCCCTCGACCTAGACACCCTCCGCGAAATCTTCCTCTGCCTCCCCTCTCTCCCGAGCCTCGTCCGCGCCGCCCTCAGCTGCCGCACCTTCCTCGACGCCGTCCGTTCGTCCCCCGCTTCCGCGCGCTCCATCCACCCCCGCTGCTAGGTCATTTCCTCACCACCCAAGACACCACCATCCCCACCTTCGTGCCTCTCCGCAGCCGCTCCGACCCGGACATCGCGGCGGCGGTACGCGGCGGTGATTTCTTCCTCACCCGCCTCCCGGTCCCCGAAGACGGCGCCGTGTCCGTTCCTGTCCCCGCCCCCGCCCTCGAAGACAACGGCGATGGCGTGTCTGTTCCtgtccccgcccccgcccccgaagACAACGGAGATGGCGTGTCCGTTCCTGTCCCCGCACCCGCACCCGAAGACGACGGCGAGGATAGCGTCTCTGGCTCCGAAGACAACGACGAGGATCCCGTCCCCGAGTGGTCAATCGAGGACTGCCGCGACGGATTCGTTGTTCTCGACAACTGGAGCACTCAGCAGATCGCCGTCTACAACCCGCTCGCGCGAACCCTGGACCTCTTCCCCCTGCCGCCCCGCCGGGAGGACTGCGAGGGCCAGTATTCTGATTACTACATCCtcgccgaggaagaagaagaagactacttGCCGTATCGCGTCGTGTGCGTCTGGCACAGCAAACGCGGGGCGCGCGCCATGGTTTTATCATCGGACACCAGCAAGTGGCAGATTTTCCCATGGGTAGACATTGATGGGCTCTGGCCTCAAACTGCTAAGCTGGTGAATGGCTGCATCTATTGGACCATTGGGATGAATGATGCCCGTGTGCTTAACACTGCTACAATGCAATTCTCTCGGATGGATAAGCCGCCGCGCAGGAGAGGGAATGAGATATTGACGGCTGGTAAGACCAAGGATGGAAGACTCTGTGTGGTCTGCGCACCTTTGGGGCCACTGACATTCGAATCCGTGCTTGCTGTTTGGATTCGGAGAGCCGATGACGATGGCGTCGAGAGGTGGATGTTGGATAAGTCACTCCCGTTGCAGGAGATAGCTGGAATCGTTCGGTGCGAATTCAAGGAAGACAATGTTAAATATCAAGTGACTGTTAGGACGATTATCGATGGATTTGTGTACTTCTCTGCTTATTGTGGGGTGTGGCAGCATCATCATTCGACACTCTGGCTCCTATCCTTCTGCTTGGAAACAGCGGCGCTGAACAAGCTTGGGCGTATCCTTAGTGGTGTTTCCTATCCCTACATCATGCCGTGGCCTTGTTCTTTGGTTGGTACACAGCAAG CAAACCAGCTTATCCAGTTAAAGACACACAATTCTCTTCTGTGA
- the LOC123064488 gene encoding anthranilate synthase beta subunit 1, chloroplastic (The sequence of the model RefSeq protein was modified relative to this genomic sequence to represent the inferred CDS: added 3 bases not found in genome assembly) — protein sequence MACSHLAMASSPATTSTALRSAATSPAAGFARHPATHRPEKGLLALSGRRAMKPVVAAAGSAAPAPASVRSTVKKPIIVIDNYDSFTYNLCQYMGELGVHFEVYRNDELTIEDVKRMKPRGILISPGPGEPQDSGISLQTVLELGPTIPIFGVCMGLQCIGEAFGGKIIRVPSGVMHGKSSPVHYDEVLGKAIFEGLSNPFTAARYHSLVIEKESFPHDELEITAWTEDGLIMAARHKKYKHIQGVQFHPESIITPEGKRIILNFARYVEEFEKQASDSVGN from the exons GCCTGCTCCCACCTCGCCATGGCCTCTTCACCGGCGACCACCAGCACTGCGTTGCGCTCTGCGGCGACATCCCCCGCCGCCGGTTTCGCGCGCCATCCAGCGACTCACC GTCCTGAGAAAGGCCTGTTGGCCCTCAGTGGTAGGAGGGCCATGAAGCCGGTGGTCGCTGCCGCCGGGTCAGCCGCGCCGGCACCGGCGTCCGTCCGGTCAACAGTGAAGAAGCCCATCATCGTTATCGACAACTACGATAGCTTTACCTACAACCTGTGCCAG TATATGGGGGAGCTTGGAGTACATTTTGAGGTGTACCGTAATGATGAACTTACCATAGAGGATGTAAAGAG GATGAAGCCACGAGGAATACTTATTTCTCCAGGGCCTG GCGAACCACAAGATTCAGGTATATCATTGCAGACTGTTCTGGAACTCGGGCCAACCATCCCAATATTCGGAGTTTGCATGGGTCTGCAGTGCATTGGAGAGGCTTTTGGAG GGAAGATTATTCGCGTTCCTTCTGGTGTGATGCATGGAAAAAGCTCCCCTGTTCACTATGACGAAGTTTTAGGAAAGGCCATATTCGAGGGCTTGTCAAA CCCTTTTACCGCTGCAAGATATCACAGCTTGGTCATTGAGAAGGAAAGCTTCCCACACGATGAACTGGAAATCACGGCATGGACTGAAGATGGACTTATCATGGCCGCCCGCCACAAGAAGTACAAGCATATCCAG GGGGTCCAGTTCCACCCAGAGAGTATCATCACCCCTGAAGGCAAGAGAATCATCCTCAACTTTGCGAGATACGTCGAGGAGTTTGAGAAGCAGGCCTCGGACTCAGTAGGGAACTAG